The Humulus lupulus chromosome 4, drHumLupu1.1, whole genome shotgun sequence genome has a window encoding:
- the LOC133831230 gene encoding protein AE7 has translation MVSGLINANPVVYEKKERRVRGAISDVDEYAVEPIDQQEIFDHIRDIKDPEHPYSLEELKVIAEDAIEVDDHRSYVRVTFTPTVEHCSMATIIGLCLRVKLLRSLPSRYKVDIRVAPGSHATEAAVNKQLNDKERVAAALENPSLLDMVDECLAPTFGS, from the exons ATGGTTTCGGGTCTAATCAATGCCAATCCTGTGGTCTATGAAAAGAAAGAGCGTCGGGTCCGAGGTGCTATAAGTGATGTAGATGAGTATGCAGTCGAACCAATCGACCAACAAGAAATTTTTG ATCATATTCGAGATATAAAAGATCCAGAGCATCCTTATTCTTTGGAAGAGCTCAAAGTAATAGCAGAAGATGCAATTGAAGTGGACGACCATCGTAGCTATGTTAG GGTCACTTTCACTCCCACAGTTGAACATTGTAGTATGGCAACTATAATTGGTCTTTGCTTACGGGTGAAACTCCTAAGAAGCCTACCTTCTCGTTACAAG GTGGATATTCGAGTTGCACCTGGATCACATGCAACTGAAGCAGCCG TTAATAAGCAGCTAAATGACAAGGAAAGAGTTGCAGCAGCATTAGAAAATCCAAGCCTTTTGGATATGGTTGACGAATGTTTAGCTCCCACCTTTGGTTCCTGA
- the LOC133831229 gene encoding uncharacterized protein LOC133831229, whose translation MAARITRTTTTILSPYLLLRATAEDSSFSIFAVGHAGGSTLSRASSSSSSASSSSSPPSNNSSKPEKKLVDRLSGVIDAVNDRKLPPELRGQRNAVRSETDIINVVEQRIWHSMEEGEFENLAGKGKPLKLDSSNPHADPAEDTLYRILSKNNCAPEWVELNKEIRNQICEWRSSLKKACSKKCNNGGGESDNSDWLQSSEALKMQLKDINNKVFRYNLIVPFGRQMFGLKWEKELDRLDVEE comes from the exons ATGGCGGCCCGCATAACCAGAACAACAACAACCATACTATCACCCTATCTTCTTCTCAGAGCAACGGCCGAGGATTCCTCTTTTTCGATTTTTGCGGTTGGCCACGCCGGCGGTTCTACACTCAGCCGagcttcatcttcatcttcatcggCCTCGTCGTCGTCATCACCCCCGTCAAATAATTCGTCTAAGCCGGAGAAGAAATTGGTCGACCGATTATCCGGGGTGATTGACGCCGTCAACGATCGGAAACTCCCACCGGAGCTACGTGGACAACGAAACGCCGTCAG GTCAGAAACTGATATAATAAATGTCGTGGAGCAAAGAATATGGCATTCCATGGAAGAAGGTGAGTTTGAGAATTTAGCAGGGAAAGGGAAGCCTCTTAAGCTTGATAGTAGTAATCCTCATGCAGACCCAGCTGAGGATACCTTGTATAGAATCCTGTCCAAGAATAACTGTGCTCCTGAGTGGGTTGAACTCAACAAAGAGATCAGGAATCAGATTTGTGAGTGGAGATCATCTTTGAAGAAAGCTTGCTCTAAAAAATGCAACAATGGTGGTGGAGAATCAGACAACTCTGATTGGCTTCAATCTTCTGAGGCTTTAAAGATGCAACTGAAAGACATCAATAACAAG GTTTTCCGGTATAACTTAATTGTTCCTTTTGGTCGGCAAATGTTTGGGCTCAAGTGGGAGAAGGAGTTGGATCGCTTGGATGTGGAAGAATAA